In the Salvia miltiorrhiza cultivar Shanhuang (shh) chromosome 8, IMPLAD_Smil_shh, whole genome shotgun sequence genome, AAACTTTCATTATATTGATTTTGCatacaaaattttaaaagttatgTGGTAATTACTAATTATAGAATACTTCaacttttattacattttgaTTCTGTATGACTAATTAcacaattttcaattttcatcaTATTGTGATTTTTGCGTACTAACTTTAAAAGGTGGTGCAGTAATTATCGAATTATTAGTTTAATTTGATTCATTCATGTTATGTCATAATCCAACCACTATtccaaatttgaaaattatagtactccctctgtccctaatgaaatgtcctatttcttttcggcacggagaattaagaaatgtgtataaagtagataaagtaagttgttggaaattatttaaatagtaagtatagagagagtgtgtattgccaaaaaaggaaacaagatatttcgtttgggacagcccaaaaaggaaaataggacatttcatttgggacggaGGAGAATATTATTCAGCTAGCTATGTTAGTAGTAATTTTGATCGGAATCTAGATTgatagaaaaattaaattagatCAATAGTTCGATAATTACCGCGCTACTTTTTAATGAATTTGATATGGCAAAATCAGAatgaatttaataaaaattcagAATTACCGCACCACTTTTAAAgtttttacattattttttaaaattgtatgGAAAATTTGAATATGataaaagtttagtaattatcaccatattttttaaagtttgtatgaaaaattaaaatttgaatgaCAATTGAATTAGCACAAGAAAATAGACAGACAGTTATAGATACTTCATTATATAGAAATAGTGCAATCGTCTTCTCCAATATTCACAAACTGACATACTCTCATCAACAAGAAACTGTTAATTTGGCTCTTAAAAAAACTGTTAAATAACCTCAATCAAAATGTTCcaaagattaaaaaattaaaaaatattgggGAATTCAGAAGCAGCAGCATCACCAATCCACATTCTGATCAGAGCAGTAGTAGTAGTAGTTGAGATTCTGATCGATCGAAGAGCAGCCGGTGTAGGGCTGCGCCGCCGGCAGAGGTGGCAGCGGCTGCGGCGCGTAGTAGTAGTTGGGAAGCAGCGCcggcagaggcggcggcggcgcgtaGTAGTAGTTGGGCTGCGGGGCgaaagcagcagcagcagcagcagaattTGAAGCTTCCCGCTTCAAATAGTGAATCCTGGAGCGCACAATGTCCGCCTTGACGCGCAGCGACGCCGCCAATCCCCTCAATTGAGATTCATCCATGAAGCACAAGCAATCATCCCAGGCCGGATACTTGGCCTCCAGATTCTTCTTCCGCAGTTTGAGGAGATCCCCCTCGATTTGCTTCTGCCGCTCCTTGAAGAAATCGCCCAGCCCGTACGACCTCACGCCTCCCTGCAGATCCTTGCTCTTCGACTTGTACCCCTCGACGAGGTGCCGGATCTGCGCGTCGGAATCCCGCGGCCAGATTGAAGACGAATCGGTTGCCGGATCGTAGACGATCATGCAGGCGGAGACGTCGCAGAGAGTGGTCAGTTGGTGGAGCTTCTTCGCTAAACCTTCCTTTCTCTTCTTCAGTGTttggattctcaaattctcCTTCTCAATTAGTTCCATCTTCAGCTTCGCGCGCCCCATGATTATCTGCCTGCGAATTgagggagaagaagatgaaCGAACGATCACGGTAATGCCATATTTCTCCCTTTTcaattgaagaaaataaattatgcaAACacctattttcaattgagtttATAAAGAAAGCGATCAACGGTGATTAGGAATAGAACAACACAGCAATACATACCGATATGAAATCTTGAATGGCGGCAGTGGATCATCAAATTAAGAGCAGCAGCGGTGGCGCCGCTTGTTCAGCGGCGGCGTTGTGGCTGAGGAAGCAGTTAAAAGAGGGGGTAGAATCTGGTAGGGCACGGAGCAATAGATCGCGGGGTGATTATTTGATACGTCGCGGGAGTAGGAGTACTATAAATAAGCACAAGATCGGAACGTTGGGATTTTCGCACGAGGTGAAAAAGGAAAtctccttctttctttttttcaaaaaaaaaaaaacaaaaatctaacggaacctatatatttttatgaatatatatttattattttatttaaattgctAATTTGTTGAATTGgttttaattgaaataatttttttattactttaaagagtttattaatttatcaaattttgttttaaaaacGAATGACTATTAGTCAATCGTTATTAAGCTTGCATTTTTCAATAGAGTTCATAGAAAATATTGCATGAAGTTTTTTGGCTTTCAAACgacttttttcttcattttggtGATGGGTAGCCCTTTTTAGTTTACCGAAAGTTTtcttaataaaagtaaattaattaataaatttcgaTAGAATGACTTTTAGACACGCATTTTAaaaaacattttttaaaaaataaacagaATAATAGGAGTATCAAAATTTGGGCTTGGAGATAtgattttaaattatactattaAGAGaaactattaaaaaaattacaaattcgcACTCATGAATAAACATTGAAAATTCTAGATATCTCATCAAATATGTTTGCTTTAAGAACAAGTTTCCAAGATATTTCTGAATTAATTGTGGGGAAATTACATTTCGAAAACTCAAAAAGTAATAAATTTccatatagagagagagagaggtttagATGTGAAATCTCCCATTTTAAGGAAAGAAAAGCTTTGGGGGTTTATCCCTAATTTAAAATTAGCGCATAATTtatttcttcttcctcttttgACAAAGTCTACCATTCATTTACAGTCCATCGCTACACACGAAAGAAAGAAAGGTCTAATTTTTCTT is a window encoding:
- the LOC130998877 gene encoding agamous-like MADS-box protein AGL82: MGRAKLKMELIEKENLRIQTLKKRKEGLAKKLHQLTTLCDVSACMIVYDPATDSSSIWPRDSDAQIRHLVEGYKSKSKDLQGGVRSYGLGDFFKERQKQIEGDLLKLRKKNLEAKYPAWDDCLCFMDESQLRGLAASLRVKADIVRSRIHYLKREASNSAAAAAAFAPQPNYYYAPPPPLPALLPNYYYAPQPLPPLPAAQPYTGCSSIDQNLNYYYYCSDQNVDW